A part of Heliangelus exortis chromosome 3, bHelExo1.hap1, whole genome shotgun sequence genomic DNA contains:
- the POPDC3 gene encoding popeye domain-containing protein 3: MGENASFWESLIYAHPTCTSWKQEAEGSIYHLASILFVVGFMGGSGFFGLLYVFSLLGLGFLCSSVWAWLDVCAADIFSWNFILFAICFVQFIYVTYQVRSVSFDREFQELYSALFQPLGISLTVYRKIVLCCDAEVVTLEKEHCYAMQGKTPIDKLSLLVSGRIRVTVDGEFLHYIFPLQFLDSPEWDSLRPTEEGIFQVTLTAETDCRYVAWRRKKLYLLFAKHRFISRLFSILIGSDIADKLYALNDRVHMGKGFRYDIRLPNFYHVSLPETPLVQPSYRLQRGSPRRKPHGVTNCGAFTAQP, translated from the exons ATGGGAGAAAATGCAAGTTTCTGGGAAAGTCTGATATATGCACATCCTACCTGCACCTCCTGGAAGCAAGAGGCAGAAGGATCTATCTACCACCTTGCCAGTATTCTCTTTGTTGTGGGCTTCATGGGTGGAAGTGGATTCTTTGGGCTTCTCTATGTCTTCAGCTTGCTTGGATTGggctttctctgctcttctgtttgGGCTTGGCTGGATGTCTGTGCAGCAGATATATTCTCCTGGAATTTCATACTGTTCGCCATATGCTTTGTCCAGTTCATTTACGTTACCTACCAAGTTCGGAGTGTTTCCTTTGACAGAGAATTCCAGGAACTCTACAGTGCTCTCTTCCAACCTCTGGGAATTTCCCTGACTGTCTACAGGAAGATTGTCTTGTGCTGTGATGCAGAAGTGGTTACCCTGGAGAAGGAGCACTGTTATGCCATGCAGGGCAAAACACCTATTGATAAACTGTCCCTGCTTGTGTCAGGCAG GATCAGAGTGACAGTTGATGGAGAGTTTCTGCAttatatttttccccttcaatTTCTGGATTCTCCTGAATGGGATTCACTGAGGCCCACGGAAGAGGGAATTTTCCAG GTGACACTTACAGCAGAGACAGATTGTCGATACGTGgcctggaggaggaagaagctgtATCTGCTGTTTGCTAAGCACCGCTTCATCTCCCGCCTCTTCTCAATTTTAATTGGGAGCGACATCGCCGACAAACTGTACGCCCTGAACGACAGAGTGCACATGGGGAAGGGCTTTAGGTATGACATTCGCTTACCGAATTTCTACCACGTCTCGCTGCCAGAGACCCCTCTGGTGCAGCCCTCCTACCGCCTACAGAGAGGGTCCCCCCGGCGCAAGCCCCACGGGGTCACAAACTGCGGCGCCTTCACCGCGCAGCCCTAG